Proteins encoded together in one Erinaceus europaeus chromosome 11, mEriEur2.1, whole genome shotgun sequence window:
- the NGF gene encoding beta-nerve growth factor, with product MSMLFYTLVTALLIGTQAEPLSESNVQAEHALPLAHWTKLQHSLDTALRRVRSTPAGGLAARVAGQTRNITVDPKLFRKRRLHSPRVLFSTQPPPEVVATQELGLEAEDAASFNRTHRSKRSASTTHPIFHRGEFSVCDSVSVWVGDKTSATDIKGKEVTVLGEVNINNSVFKQYFFETKCQAPNPSDSGCRGIDSKHWNSYCTTTHTFVRALTMDGKQAAWRFIRIDTACVCVLSRKASRRA from the coding sequence ATGTCCATGTTGTTCTACACTCTGGTCACAGCTCTTCTGATCGGCACACAGGCAGAACCACTGTCAGAGAGCAATGTTCAGGCAGAGCACGCCCTCCCCTTAGCCCACTGGACTAAACTCCAGCACTCCCTGGACACAGCCCTCCGCAGAGTCCGCAGCACCCCAGCTGGGGGCTTAGCGGCCAGGGTGGCCGGGCAGACCCGCAACATCACCGTGGACCCCAAACTCTTTCGAAAGCGCCGGCTGCACTCGCCCCGCGTGTTGTTCAGCACCCAACCACCTCCAGAGGTCGTGGCTACTCAGGAGCTGGGCCTGGAGGCCGAGGATGCCGCCTCCTTCAATCGGACTCACAGGAGCAAGCGGTCGGCCTCGACCACGCACCCCATCTTCCACAGGGGCGAGTTCTCGGTGTGCGACAGCGTCAGCGTGTGGGTGGGGGACAAGACCTCTGCCACGGACATCAAGGGCAAGGAGGTGACGGTGCTGGGCGAGGTGAACATCAACAACAGCGTGTTCAAACAGTACTTTTTCGAGACCAAGTGCCAAGCCCCAAACCCCTCCGACAGCGGGTGCCGGGGCATCGACTCCAAGCACTGGAACTcctactgcaccaccacccacacctTTGTCAGGGCGCTGACCATGGACGGCAAGCAGGCGGCCTGGCGCTTCATCCGCATTGACACGGCCTGCGTGTGTGTGCTCAGCAGGAAGGCCTCCAGAAGAGCCTGA